The Ensifer adhaerens genome contains a region encoding:
- a CDS encoding MFS transporter — MSSSSESRESARPASPIAFYAVTLATFFGASSAPTPLYRFYQENFAASPVEMTVIFAVYAFALLMALLIAGSISDHLGRKPVIFGALLVEMAAMALFVLADGTDWLIAARIVQGLATGVAGASIGAALVDVDHARGQLVNSLSPLIGLAVGALGTSALIQYGPYPLHLVYVLLFVGFIVQAAAIWLIPETGSRRPGALSSLMPRIAIPQRAKRPLALVTPVNVANWALGGFYLSLVPSLVAATTGSKNPLTGGAVVAALMAAGAFGVFLRRARHPQANLTFGVLSTTFGMLTVVAGTHLAYVPILIAGTLLTGIGFGTSFLATLGSVMPLAKAEERAGLLSTIYIQSYLAFSLPAILAGFLAKAVGYQLTTDIYAAAIIGVGLVGLMASRTSPEREPSMA, encoded by the coding sequence ATGTCTTCCTCCTCCGAATCCAGAGAGAGCGCTCGCCCGGCAAGTCCCATTGCCTTCTACGCCGTTACGCTCGCGACATTCTTCGGCGCCTCCTCGGCCCCAACCCCGCTCTACCGCTTCTACCAGGAGAACTTCGCCGCCAGCCCGGTGGAGATGACCGTCATTTTTGCGGTCTATGCCTTCGCACTTCTCATGGCATTGCTGATCGCCGGTTCGATCTCGGATCATCTCGGGCGCAAGCCGGTGATCTTCGGCGCACTGCTCGTCGAGATGGCGGCAATGGCCCTGTTCGTCCTTGCAGATGGAACCGACTGGCTGATCGCAGCACGCATCGTGCAGGGTCTTGCGACCGGCGTTGCCGGCGCTTCGATCGGCGCGGCGCTCGTCGATGTCGACCACGCCCGAGGGCAGCTGGTCAACTCGCTCTCACCGTTGATCGGCCTGGCGGTCGGGGCGCTTGGCACCAGCGCGCTGATCCAGTATGGCCCCTATCCGCTGCATCTCGTCTATGTGCTGCTGTTCGTCGGCTTCATAGTCCAGGCGGCGGCGATCTGGCTGATACCGGAAACCGGCTCGCGCCGCCCCGGAGCGCTGTCCTCGCTCATGCCGCGGATTGCCATTCCGCAGCGCGCCAAACGGCCGCTGGCGCTCGTCACTCCCGTAAACGTCGCGAACTGGGCGCTTGGAGGGTTCTACCTCTCGCTCGTCCCCTCGCTTGTGGCCGCCACCACGGGAAGCAAGAACCCGCTCACCGGGGGTGCCGTGGTCGCGGCGCTGATGGCTGCCGGTGCGTTCGGCGTCTTCCTTCGGCGTGCGCGCCACCCGCAGGCAAACCTGACCTTCGGCGTCTTGAGCACGACCTTCGGCATGCTGACTGTGGTCGCCGGAACGCATCTCGCCTATGTCCCCATCCTGATCGCCGGCACGCTTCTCACCGGCATAGGTTTCGGCACGAGCTTCCTTGCCACGCTCGGCTCGGTCATGCCGCTGGCAAAAGCCGAGGAGCGCGCCGGGTTGCTGTCCACCATCTACATCCAGAGCTATCTGGCGTTCAGTCTGCCGGCAATTCTGGCCGGCTTCCTGGCGAAGGCTGTGGGCTACCAACTCACGACCGACATCTATGCGGCGGCGATCATCGGCGTCGGTCTCGTGGGCCTGATGGCCAGCCGGACATCGCCGGAAAGGGAACCAAGCATGGCTTGA
- a CDS encoding cysteine hydrolase family protein produces MNAERWTHICVDMQRMFSEERPRQVDWMATIADQVLEVASRFPDRTVFTRFVPPHSPAEMPGMWRPYYEKWPMMTATRLDPGLIDLLHPLQRLVPPARVLDKRTYSPWLSGKLENLLAHQDVGTIVVTGGETDVCVLATALGAIDLGYRVILLKDAVCSSVDQTHNAALDFLGNRFSIQVTIATTEDWLSLART; encoded by the coding sequence ATGAACGCGGAACGCTGGACTCATATTTGCGTCGACATGCAGCGAATGTTCAGCGAGGAGAGGCCGCGGCAAGTGGACTGGATGGCGACAATCGCCGACCAGGTGTTGGAGGTTGCTAGCCGCTTTCCGGATCGTACCGTCTTCACCCGGTTCGTCCCGCCACATTCGCCGGCGGAAATGCCGGGCATGTGGCGGCCCTATTATGAAAAATGGCCGATGATGACCGCGACGCGGCTCGATCCGGGCCTGATCGATCTCCTTCATCCCCTGCAGCGCCTGGTGCCGCCCGCCCGTGTTCTCGACAAGCGCACCTATTCACCCTGGTTAAGCGGCAAGCTCGAAAACCTGCTCGCTCATCAGGACGTCGGAACGATCGTGGTGACCGGCGGCGAGACGGATGTCTGCGTCCTTGCGACGGCGCTCGGAGCGATCGATCTTGGCTACAGGGTGATCCTGTTGAAGGACGCAGTCTGCAGCTCGGTCGATCAGACCCACAATGCTGCGCTCGACTTTCTTGGTAATCGCTTCTCGATTCAAGTGACGATCGCGACGACCGAGGATTGGCTTTCGCTGGCGCGGACCTAG
- a CDS encoding response regulator translates to MTMSGTLVGRRILVVEDEMLVAMSIEDTLVDAGGEVIGPASTVARALGLLQEETKIDAVVLDMNLQGHSGLPVADACDERAIPFLVLSGYGDTALSGTHHAAPILSKPFASAVLVKTLTTLFDGKCS, encoded by the coding sequence ATGACCATGTCTGGGACATTGGTGGGACGCCGGATACTTGTCGTCGAAGACGAGATGCTGGTGGCCATGTCGATCGAGGACACCTTGGTCGATGCCGGCGGCGAAGTGATTGGTCCAGCGTCAACGGTCGCGCGGGCATTGGGATTGCTGCAGGAGGAGACGAAAATCGACGCCGTCGTGCTCGACATGAATCTCCAGGGGCACAGCGGGCTCCCGGTCGCGGACGCATGTGATGAAAGAGCGATTCCCTTTCTCGTATTGAGCGGCTACGGCGACACGGCCCTGAGTGGTACGCACCATGCTGCCCCGATCCTTTCCAAGCCTTTCGCGAGTGCGGTGCTGGTGAAGACACTCACGACGCTGTTCGATGGCAAATGCTCGTGA
- a CDS encoding sensor histidine kinase, whose translation MRQSASGVDSSWIKKADELAALFQFTDALYRANSLADIFDATFDAIERALRCSRASILLFDPTGVMRFVASRGLSESYRRAVDGHSPWRPGDREATPIFVSDIELAEEPRALKDTIRGEGIRSLAFIPLTANGVVIGKFMTYREVVHVFTEEEAVLCLTIARQLGFSIERRRIEEAHQRAEEGFRRSNERLRIILGSASEYAIITLDGAGRIASWNSGAERLLGYRETEILGQPGGIFFSPQDRASDVPEQEMRTARKEGRAANERWHYRKDGSRFWGSGVMLPVEESGPDRYLKIFRDRTEERGAEKRQKLLIGELNHRVKNTLATVQSLAEQTLKSADTPEAFAEAFNSRLLALARAHDLLTREAWQAVYLNDIAQAVLAAWLEDGRVALHGPSVRISPKQALALSMAFNELLTNAIKYGSLSSPRGRVALSWQCSDLCSIRWEERGGPPASHPQRQGFGLRVLNRGLASELGHPVDLRFGPKGVTCTIGTDFVDGERAGMDDRGE comes from the coding sequence ATGAGGCAGAGTGCGTCCGGCGTAGATAGCTCCTGGATCAAGAAGGCGGATGAACTGGCGGCTCTGTTTCAGTTCACGGATGCGCTCTATCGTGCCAATTCGCTCGCCGACATTTTCGATGCCACGTTCGATGCGATCGAGCGAGCCTTGCGCTGCAGCCGCGCCTCCATCCTGCTTTTCGACCCTACGGGGGTGATGCGTTTCGTCGCCTCGCGCGGGCTCTCCGAAAGCTATCGCCGGGCTGTCGACGGGCACTCGCCGTGGAGGCCCGGTGATCGCGAGGCCACCCCGATCTTCGTCAGCGACATAGAGCTTGCCGAAGAGCCCCGGGCGCTCAAGGATACCATACGGGGCGAGGGGATCCGCTCGCTCGCCTTCATTCCCTTGACCGCCAACGGCGTGGTCATCGGAAAGTTCATGACCTACCGCGAAGTGGTGCACGTCTTCACGGAGGAGGAGGCCGTCCTCTGTCTGACGATCGCTCGGCAATTGGGCTTCAGCATCGAGCGCAGACGGATCGAGGAGGCGCACCAGCGTGCCGAGGAGGGATTTCGCCGCAGCAACGAGCGGCTGCGGATCATCCTCGGCAGCGCCAGCGAGTATGCAATCATCACGCTTGACGGTGCCGGACGGATCGCAAGCTGGAACAGTGGCGCCGAACGGCTGCTCGGTTATCGCGAGACCGAGATTCTCGGTCAGCCGGGCGGCATCTTCTTCAGCCCGCAGGACCGCGCTTCGGACGTCCCCGAGCAGGAAATGCGAACGGCGCGCAAGGAGGGTCGCGCGGCCAACGAGCGCTGGCACTATCGCAAGGATGGATCCCGCTTCTGGGGCTCCGGGGTGATGCTTCCCGTCGAGGAGAGCGGACCGGACCGCTACCTCAAGATCTTCAGGGATCGAACCGAGGAGCGCGGGGCAGAAAAACGCCAGAAGCTGCTGATCGGTGAGCTCAACCATCGTGTGAAGAACACGCTGGCAACGGTGCAGTCCCTTGCCGAACAGACACTGAAGAGTGCGGATACGCCGGAGGCCTTTGCCGAAGCGTTCAACAGCCGACTGCTTGCTCTTGCCCGGGCGCATGACCTGCTGACCCGCGAGGCATGGCAGGCGGTCTACCTGAACGACATCGCCCAGGCGGTTCTCGCAGCCTGGCTCGAAGACGGGCGCGTGGCTCTCCACGGACCTTCGGTCCGCATCAGCCCGAAACAAGCCCTCGCCCTTTCGATGGCGTTCAACGAGTTGCTGACCAATGCGATCAAATACGGTTCTCTATCGAGCCCCCGAGGCCGTGTTGCATTGTCATGGCAATGTAGCGACCTGTGTTCGATCCGGTGGGAAGAGCGCGGAGGACCGCCGGCATCGCACCCTCAGCGCCAGGGTTTCGGGCTGCGCGTCCTCAATCGCGGCCTCGCCAGTGAGCTGGGACACCCAGTCGATCTCCGGTTCGGACCAAAAGGTGTCACCTGTACGATCGGGACGGACTTCGTCGACGGTGAGCGTGCCGGCATGGACGACAGGGGGGAATGA
- a CDS encoding ArsR/SmtB family transcription factor — MSNTPERELASLFAALGDATRLALVTRLLAAGALSATALSEGQAITRQAIVKHLQVLVSAKLVVHERQGKEVLYAVDPRRLEEARAFLGAIAEGWDKALGRLKSLVEAP; from the coding sequence ATGTCGAACACGCCTGAGCGGGAACTGGCAAGCCTGTTTGCCGCACTTGGCGATGCGACCCGCCTCGCTCTGGTCACGCGGCTTCTGGCGGCCGGTGCCCTCTCGGCAACCGCACTGTCCGAGGGGCAGGCGATCACCCGGCAGGCGATCGTGAAGCATCTGCAGGTGCTGGTATCGGCAAAGCTGGTGGTGCACGAGCGTCAGGGCAAGGAGGTCCTTTACGCGGTCGATCCGCGCCGCCTCGAGGAGGCGCGCGCGTTTCTGGGTGCGATCGCGGAGGGCTGGGACAAGGCGCTCGGACGGCTCAAGTCGCTTGTCGAGGCGCCGTGA
- a CDS encoding SRPBCC family protein encodes MSSFDRIEKAILLRAPIERVWRAITDVSEFGQWFGVKLNEPFAPGRAVTGSFAGEFNAENIAAYQASIGLEPAPIRQPEPNAVFCTVEQMDAPRLFSFRWIPYGLDAECDPAREPTTLVEFRLEAVGGDTRVTVTESGFEGVPAHRRKRAFLMNDGGWSAQIENIKRHVEHA; translated from the coding sequence ATGAGCTCATTCGATCGTATCGAGAAGGCAATCCTGCTGCGTGCGCCGATCGAACGCGTATGGCGGGCGATAACCGATGTCTCGGAATTCGGGCAGTGGTTCGGGGTAAAGCTGAACGAGCCGTTTGCTCCGGGGCGAGCCGTAACCGGCTCCTTTGCGGGAGAGTTCAACGCGGAGAATATCGCCGCGTACCAGGCTTCGATCGGTCTCGAGCCGGCACCGATCCGCCAGCCCGAACCGAATGCCGTCTTTTGCACCGTAGAGCAGATGGATGCGCCGCGGCTTTTCAGCTTCCGCTGGATCCCCTACGGCCTTGATGCCGAATGCGATCCGGCGCGGGAGCCGACCACGCTCGTCGAATTCCGGCTGGAAGCGGTTGGCGGCGACACGCGAGTGACGGTCACGGAATCGGGCTTTGAAGGCGTGCCGGCGCATCGGCGCAAGCGCGCATTTCTCATGAATGACGGCGGCTGGAGCGCCCAGATTGAAAACATCAAGCGTCATGTCGAACACGCCTGA
- a CDS encoding PQQ-dependent sugar dehydrogenase, which translates to MKKLLIALLVFGALAAAGGVSLGYLSRREATVPIEKTYGPDPVLVEPKVELVPSVSVAAATPWPAGTMPTAAPGLAVKQFAGDLDHPRWLHVLPNGDVLVAESNAPPQPDPGFSVRAFAAQLIQGRAGARSQSANRISLLRDADGDGVAETKTPFITGLNSPFGMTLLGDKLYVANADAIVAFPYQEGATEIATPAEKIVDLPAGRNHHWTKDVIASLDGSKLYVTVGSNSNVGENGMEEEKGRAAVHEIDLATRQMRQFASGLRNPNGLSWQPDSGELWVAVNERDELGPDLVPDYMTSVKDGAFYGWPYSWYGQHVDERVKPQAPELVARAIKPDYALGPHTASLGLTFNTGDLFGPEMKNGAFVGQHGSWNRIPRSGYKVIFVPFANGKPSGPPWDILTGFLTDDGKALGRPVGVAISRDGALLVADDVGNKVWWVAPAP; encoded by the coding sequence ATGAAAAAGCTCCTGATCGCCCTGCTGGTCTTCGGCGCGCTTGCGGCCGCTGGCGGCGTCAGCCTCGGCTATCTGTCGCGACGGGAGGCAACGGTGCCGATCGAAAAGACCTACGGTCCTGATCCGGTCCTGGTCGAACCGAAGGTGGAGCTCGTGCCGTCCGTCAGTGTCGCGGCAGCCACGCCCTGGCCTGCGGGCACGATGCCAACGGCTGCGCCGGGCCTTGCCGTCAAGCAGTTTGCAGGCGATCTCGATCATCCCCGCTGGCTGCACGTGTTGCCGAATGGCGATGTGCTGGTCGCTGAAAGCAATGCGCCGCCCCAACCCGATCCCGGCTTTTCAGTGCGGGCCTTTGCTGCCCAGCTTATCCAGGGCCGGGCTGGCGCGCGAAGTCAGAGCGCCAATCGCATTTCGCTGTTGCGCGATGCGGACGGCGACGGCGTGGCGGAAACGAAGACGCCCTTCATCACCGGGCTCAATTCGCCTTTCGGCATGACATTACTCGGCGACAAGCTCTACGTCGCCAATGCCGATGCGATCGTTGCCTTCCCCTACCAGGAAGGCGCAACCGAAATTGCGACGCCCGCGGAAAAGATCGTCGACCTGCCGGCAGGCCGCAACCACCACTGGACGAAGGATGTCATCGCCAGCCTGGACGGGTCGAAGCTCTATGTCACGGTCGGCTCCAATTCCAATGTCGGTGAGAACGGCATGGAAGAGGAAAAGGGACGTGCCGCCGTGCACGAGATCGACCTTGCCACCCGGCAGATGCGGCAATTCGCATCCGGGCTTCGCAATCCCAACGGCCTCTCATGGCAGCCGGATAGCGGTGAACTGTGGGTCGCCGTCAACGAGCGCGACGAGCTCGGGCCCGACCTCGTTCCCGACTACATGACCTCGGTCAAGGACGGCGCCTTCTATGGCTGGCCCTATAGTTGGTACGGGCAGCACGTCGACGAGCGGGTCAAACCGCAGGCCCCGGAACTCGTGGCGCGCGCGATCAAGCCGGACTATGCGCTCGGTCCGCATACCGCCTCGCTCGGCCTGACCTTCAACACCGGCGACCTGTTTGGGCCGGAGATGAAGAATGGCGCCTTCGTAGGCCAACATGGTTCGTGGAACCGGATCCCGCGTAGCGGCTACAAGGTCATCTTCGTGCCCTTCGCCAACGGCAAGCCGTCCGGCCCGCCGTGGGATATCCTGACGGGTTTCCTGACAGACGACGGCAAGGCGCTGGGTCGGCCGGTCGGCGTTGCCATTTCCCGTGATGGCGCGCTGCTCGTCGCCGACGATGTCGGAAACAAGGTGTGGTGGGTGGCGCCCGCACCGTGA
- a CDS encoding DMT family transporter yields MPIHELAALGAATCWALTGLISAGPAGHLGAPAFNRLRQIFVTGLLAIYVLATGSWRELDATSVTPLLLSGLIGIFIGDTLLFAALNRLGPRRSGILFALNAPIAAFLGWLVLGEALSPTAVAGIALTAAGVFLAILFGKRRAQMHEWEKVKGPLWIGVLLGLGAATGQAIGSIIVRPVMAAGIDPFVASMLRVGIAAFCLSILLQLPIPSVKPRAPLTLKVAAMTALTGVLALGMGMTLLLFALSGGKVGIVSTLSATSPVMILPMLWLRTGERPAAGAWAGATLVVLGMALIFIR; encoded by the coding sequence ATGCCAATTCATGAACTCGCCGCGCTTGGGGCCGCCACCTGCTGGGCCCTGACGGGGTTGATCTCGGCCGGACCGGCCGGCCATCTCGGCGCACCCGCCTTCAACCGCCTTCGGCAGATCTTCGTCACCGGACTTCTGGCAATCTATGTGCTCGCCACCGGGTCGTGGCGTGAGCTGGATGCCACAAGCGTCACGCCGCTGCTTTTGTCTGGCTTGATCGGCATTTTCATCGGCGACACGCTGCTCTTCGCCGCGCTCAACCGGCTCGGTCCGCGCCGTTCCGGCATCCTCTTCGCTCTCAACGCGCCGATCGCCGCCTTTCTCGGCTGGCTGGTGCTTGGCGAGGCGCTGTCGCCAACAGCCGTCGCGGGCATCGCACTGACGGCCGCCGGCGTCTTCCTCGCCATTCTGTTCGGCAAGCGCCGGGCGCAGATGCATGAATGGGAAAAGGTCAAGGGGCCGCTGTGGATCGGCGTGCTGCTCGGTCTCGGCGCCGCCACGGGCCAGGCGATCGGCTCGATCATCGTGCGCCCGGTCATGGCCGCCGGCATAGATCCATTCGTCGCCTCCATGCTGCGCGTCGGGATTGCGGCCTTCTGTCTGAGCATCCTGCTCCAGTTGCCCATTCCTTCGGTCAAGCCGAGGGCACCGCTGACCTTGAAGGTTGCCGCAATGACCGCGCTGACCGGGGTGCTGGCTCTTGGCATGGGAATGACATTGCTGCTCTTCGCGCTCTCGGGCGGCAAGGTGGGCATCGTATCGACATTGTCGGCGACCTCACCGGTCATGATCCTGCCGATGCTGTGGCTGAGGACAGGCGAACGGCCTGCCGCCGGCGCCTGGGCCGGCGCTACCCTCGTCGTCCTCGGCATGGCGCTGATCTTCATTCGCTGA